ATCCGTGCCCTGATCGAACCGGAGGAGTTCCCGATGACCACCCACCTCGTGCTGTCCCGTGCCGACCTCGCCGCCGCCGTCGACGCGGTCCGCTTCGCCGTCGGCGCCGACCCGGAGCTGCCGGTGCTGGCCGGCGTCCTGCTGGAGGTCGAGCCGGACGGCGTCCGGCTGGTCGCCACCGACCGGCACCGACTGGCGGTGTCCCGGGCCGGTGCGACGGTGGACGGCCAGGCGGTGCGGACCCTCGTACCGGTGGCCGCGGTGGACGAGATGCGGGCCCTGCTCGACTCCGGTGTCGGGGCGACGCCGGAGGCCCGGCTGACCGTGGAGCCCGGCGCGGTCACCCTCTCGGTGGCCGGTCGGACGGTGCCGGCCACGCCCCTGCCGTACGACTTCCCGGACTACCGCCGGCTGGTCCACGACCGGGTCGGCGGCGCGCCGGCCCACCGGGTGGCGGTGGACGTGGTCGCCCTGCGGGCGGCGATGACCAGGGACGGCGCGCCGGTGCTGGTCCAGGAGCACGACGGGGTGCGCGCCGAGCTGACCGTGCTCTGCCTGGACGGGCACGGCGGTCTCCGGGTGCTGGGCGCCGAGGAGGTCGCGGGTCCGGACGGCGTGCGGGTCGGAGTGAACCGCGAGTACCTGCTCGAGGCCCTCGAGGCCGGGGGCCGGGGTCAACTGGTGCTCGAACTGGACGGCCCGATCACCCCGCTGGCCATCCGCCGGCTCGACGACGAGCACGCCTTCTCGATCCTCATGCCGGTCCGGCTCTGACCGGGCCGCCGCGTGGGCAGAGCACCCGGGTGCGGCACGGGCGGAGCACCCGGGTGCGGCACGGGCGGAAACGGGCGCGACGGTAACATCTGGTGGTTCCACCCGACTGCCTGGACGGAGGCGTACGAGCAGCATGCTCGACATGGAGTTGATCCGGAAGGATCGCGAGGCGGTGGCGACCGCGCTGGCGAAGCGTCTGGATCCCGCCGAGGTCAACCGGGCGCTGGACGAGATCCAGCGGCTCGACCAGGAACGCCGCGCCCTGATCAGCGGGATCGACGCCGAACGGCAGCGCCGCAAGGCGGAGGCGCGGGCGTACGCGCAGGCGAAGCGGGCCGGCACCGCACCGGAGGCGACCGCGCCGGAGGCCGAGCGCAAGCAGCTCGCCGAGCTGGAGTCCCAGCTCGACGAGGTGCAGTCCCGGCTCCGCGAGGCGATGAGTGAGCTGCCCAACCTGCCCGCCGACGACGTGGTGCCCGGTGGCAAGGAGGCGAACCGGGTCGTCCGGACCTTCGGCGAGCCGCCGGCCATCGCGCAGGTCCGCGACCACGTCGAGCTGAGCAGGGCGCTCGGCCTGGTCGACCACGAGCGGGGCGTCAAGCTCGGCGGTTCCGGCTTCTGGATGTACACCGGCGTCGGCGCCCAGCTGGAGTGGGCGCTGCTCAACTGGCTGATCGAGCAGAACATCAAGGCCGGCTACGAGTTCCTGCTCCCGCCGCACCTGCTGCTGGACACCGCCGGTTTCGCCGCCGGCCAGTTCCCGAAGTTCTACGACGACGTCTACCACCTGGACCGGGAGTCGGCCCCGCGCGGACAGTTCCTGCTGCCCACGTCGGAGACGGCGATCCTCGGGGCCTACCAGGACGAGATCCTGGAGACGGCGAAGCTGCCGCTGAAGCGCTTCGCGTACACCCCGTGCTACCGGCGGGAGGCGGCCGGGTCGCACTCGGACGAGCGCGGCACGGTGCGCGGCCACCAGTTCAACAAGGTGGAGATCTTCCAGTTCACCCTTCCCGAGCAGGCCGACGCCGCGCTGGCGGCGATGGTCGGTCACGTGGAGGGCCTGGTCGAGAAGCTGGGCCTGCACTTCCAGACCAGCCTGCTGTCGGCCGGCGACGCCAGCGCCTCGATGAAGAAGACCCTCGACATCGAGGTCTGGATGCCGAGCACCGGGAAGTACAAGGAGGTGTCGTCGGTCTCCTGGGCCGGTGACTACCAGGCCCGCCGGGCGGCGATCCGCTATCGCGAGCCGGGCGGCAAGCAGACCCGGTTCGTGCACACGCTGAACGGCTCGGCGCTGGCCACCAGCCGGCTCTTCCCGGCCATCGTGGAGCAGTTCCAGCAGCCCGACGGCTCGGTGCTGGTGCCCGAGGTGCTCCGCGACAAGCTGGGCACGGATCGGCTCACCCCGCTCCGCTGACCGGAGCGACACAGGCGGGGGTCGGGCAAGCCCGGCCCCCGCCGCCGTGTCCGCCCGCCCTCACCCCCGGTCAGGTTCCGCCTCGGACGAGGTGTTAACAAGGGGCCCCTGCTCTACCGGAGGCGTTAAGAGGGGGCCCCTCCTTACCAGCAGGAGGAGGGTGAGGAGGGTGGCGGCAATGACGGCGGGGCCGATCGCGGTCAACCCCGCGACCAGGGCGTGCTGGATCCGGGCGGCGGCCACCACGACCGGGTCGCCGAAGGCGTCGTGCCGGCCGTGGGCGAGGCGCACCTCGTACCAGCCGTACCAGGCGACGTAGCCGCCGGCCAGCAGCAGCACCAGGCCGCTGAGCCGGGGCACCCACGCGCCGGCGCCGCGCAGCCGGGCCACCAGCCCGCCGCGCAGCAGCGCCACGCCGAGCGCGGCCACCGCGAGGACCAGGGCATGCCCGTCGCGTACGCGCCGAAGAGCGCCAGCCCGCGCAGCGTCGAGCCGGCCCGGAGGTTGGTCACCACGATCGCCAGGAACGGGGCGATCGAGCAGGTCAGCGACGCCAACGCGTACGCCATCCCGAAGAGCGCCATGGACGGCCAGGACCGGGTCAGCCGGGGCGCCCGGGTGAGCCCGCGCGGGGCGGGCAGCCGACGCCCGGCCAGCAGCCAGCAGCCGGCCGCCACCAGCAGCACGCCGAGGGTCACCGTGGTCCAGGGCAGCCGGGGCGCAGCCGGTCGGCCAGCGGGGCCAGGGCCAGCCCGAAGGCGCCGAAGACCAGCACGTACCCGAGGGTCAGCCCGGCCGTCGCGGTGAGCGCGCGGCCCACCGCGCCGCGCCCGTCGGGCGGGCCGGCGACCAGCAGCGACAGGTACGCCGGCAGCATCGCGAAGCCGCACGGGTTGACCGCGCCGAGCATGCCCGCGGTCAGCGCGAGCAGCAGCGGGCCGGTCATCGGGCCAGCGCGGCGACCCGCTCGGTGAGCGACTCCCCGTCGAGGAAGCCCTGGTGCACGACCCGGCCGTCCCGGTCGATGATCAGGAAGGTGCTCTGCTCGACCACCTCGAAGCGGCGCCACAGGGTGCCCTTGCGGTCGTCGAGCTGGGGCGTGCCGCCGAGGTCGAACTCGGTGACGAACTCCTTCATGGCCTGCTGCCCGCCGAGGCCGGCGACGCCGATGATCGGCACGGTGTCGCGGTACTTCGGGGCGATCTCGGCAACGGTCCAGGCCTGGCTGGCGCAGGTGGCGCACCAGGGCGCCCAGAACCAGAGCACCACCGGTCTCCCGGCCAGCCGGGCGGCGGAGAACGTCGTACCGTCGAGGGTCTTCGCGCTGAACGTCAACGTCTCCGGCACCCGGGCCGGGACCACCGGCGGCGCGGCGGGCGTGCCGGTCGACGCGGCCGATCCCGGGGTGGGCGACCCGGTGGTGGGCGACGTGGCGGCGACCGCGCGCGCCGGTGCCCCCGGTTCCGGGCCGACCGCGCAGGACGCCGCGCCGAGCAGCGCGGCGACGAGCACGGCGGCGGTGCCCAGGTGTCGGGGCGGGACCGCCCGGGTCGGCGCTGACGTTCGACGTGGCATCGCGTCTCCTCTCGGTCGGCTACTCGGCCTTGGCGAGCCGGAGCGCGAGTTCGGGACAGACCTTGACCGCCTTCAGCGCGCCCTCCCGCAGCCAGGTGGGGACCGGGGTGGCCGGGAAGGCCGGATAGCCGTTGGCGTCGAGCCGGATGAAGTCCGGCACCACGTGGGCGCAGAGCCCGTGCCCGTCGCAGCGGGACCAGTCCAGGGTGAGCTTCTGCGGGTTGGCGTCCGGCGCGCCGGGCAACCCCATCACGCCCTTGACCCGCTTGCCGCAGCCGTCGCCGGTGGTGTGCAGTCTCAGGTCGTCGGCGAAGACCTCCATCGCGGAGAGGGCGAACCGGGCGGTGCCGTCCGGGTGACTGCACGCGCCGCGTCCCTTCACGTCGCCCGCAGCCGCCCGGACGATCTCGACGGGGGCGCTGCCGGAGACCGCGAGGTCGACCGCGCGGGCCAGGTCGGGCAGGCCCATCTTGCACGGTCCGCACTGCCCGGCCGACTCGCCGGCCAGATAGCGGACCACCTGGGCGACCTCGCCGAGCGGGCAGGTGTCCCGGGCGAGCGGGATGACGATGCCGGCGCCGAGGGTGCCGCCGACGGCGGCGAGGCCCTTGCGGGAGACCTCGGCCCGGTCGGCCGCCTCGGGGGTGATCCACTTGCCGTGGTAGCCACCCATCAGGATGCCCGGACCGTCGGGCACCTCGCAGAGCTCCAGGATCTCCCGCAACGGCGTGCCGGCGGCGCACTCGACCACCGCGGGGCGGGCCGCCGAACCGGTGACGGTGAGCAGCACGGTGCCCGGCTCGTCGTCGGTGCCGAGCGCGGCGTACTCGTACGGGCCGAGCCGGGCGGCGACGGCGAGCTGCGCGTACGTCTCCGCGTTGGACAGCAGGGTGGGCAGGTTGTTCACGCCGGAGTCGCTGGCGCGCCTCTTGGTGCCCGGCGGGATGTGCGGCAGCCCGTTGATGCCGTTGACCAGCGCGCCGCCCTCACCGGAGATGAACCGGTGCGGGACGGTCACGACCGTGGTCGGCACGGGCATCCGGCGCTCGGCGAGCGCATCGGCCAACGACGGCCCGCCCACCTCGTCGTCGGCCACCCCGATCACGATCTCCTCCGCGTCCAGCGCGTACGCGGCCAGCGCCGCGCCGTCGAGGACGAGGTGCGGGGCGCGGGTGAGCAGCACCTTGTCCTTCCAGCTGGCCGGCTCGCCCTCGGTGGCGTTGACCACCACCACCGCACCGAGGTCCTGCCGTTCGCAGGACTCCAGCACCGCGCGCAGCTTGCGGGCGAACGGGAAGCCGGCACCGCCCTTGCCCTTGAGGTCGATCGCCTCGGCCAGCCGGAGCAGGGTGGCCGGTTCCATCGGTCCGATCGGGCCGTGCACGTCCTCGTGGGCCATCAGGTCGAGCCGGCCGAACTCGGCGAAGCCGGCGGTGAGCCGGGGTTCGCCGACGCAGGCCACCGGGGGCACCGTCGTCCGCATCACCTGGCCTCACCCCGCAGCCCTGCCCAGTACGCCCCGTCGACCGCGTCGGCGTTGGCCCGGCGTCGGCGGGCGGCCGATCCAGGTCGCGGCGCGGCGTCAGACGCGCCGAGCTGGAACGGTCGAGACTTCGCCTCACCCGACGCCCGCAGCGCCCGCCGCGAGGCGAGGTCGACCAGGGTCGGGGTGTCGTCGACGGGCACGTCGTCCGGGACGTAGCTGACCGGCGGGCGCCAGTAGTCGGCCTCGACGGGCACCTCGTCCTCGGCGCTGTGCCGGCCCCCGCCGCTGCGCGGCGCCGCGGAGATCGGCCCGGCGGAGATCGGGCTCGCCGAGATCGGGTCGACCGAGACCGGCTCGGCCGACACCGGACGCTCGTCGCGCTGCCAGCGGCGCGGGCTGTCCCACGGCTCCTCCGGCTCGGCCAGCCGGGGCGGGGACGAATAGCGGGTGCCGGCGTCCACGCGGCGGGTCGCCACCTCCGCCTCGTCCCGGTGACGCCGGCCGGACCGCTCGTCTTCGGCGCGGCGACCGACCGGTTCACGCTCCTCGCGCCGCCGGGTCCGCTCCTCGCGCCGCCGGGTGGGGCGCTCCTCCTCGTGGCGGGCGGCCGGCGCCAATCCTCCTCCCGGCGACGCCGGGCGGTCGCCGCCCGGACGGGCTCGCGGAGGCTGCCCGGTTCCGGCACCACCGG
The Micromonospora sp. R77 DNA segment above includes these coding regions:
- a CDS encoding MerR family transcriptional regulator; this encodes MRSIGELARASGLTVSALRFYDRCGVLVPARVDPATGYRWYADDQVAPARLVAGLRRVGLPLAEIGAALRHRSEPAVVGRLLDAHLRRLEDGLADARRELSRIRALIEPEEFPMTTHLVLSRADLAAAVDAVRFAVGADPELPVLAGVLLEVEPDGVRLVATDRHRLAVSRAGATVDGQAVRTLVPVAAVDEMRALLDSGVGATPEARLTVEPGAVTLSVAGRTVPATPLPYDFPDYRRLVHDRVGGAPAHRVAVDVVALRAAMTRDGAPVLVQEHDGVRAELTVLCLDGHGGLRVLGAEEVAGPDGVRVGVNREYLLEALEAGGRGQLVLELDGPITPLAIRRLDDEHAFSILMPVRL
- the serS gene encoding serine--tRNA ligase encodes the protein MLDMELIRKDREAVATALAKRLDPAEVNRALDEIQRLDQERRALISGIDAERQRRKAEARAYAQAKRAGTAPEATAPEAERKQLAELESQLDEVQSRLREAMSELPNLPADDVVPGGKEANRVVRTFGEPPAIAQVRDHVELSRALGLVDHERGVKLGGSGFWMYTGVGAQLEWALLNWLIEQNIKAGYEFLLPPHLLLDTAGFAAGQFPKFYDDVYHLDRESAPRGQFLLPTSETAILGAYQDEILETAKLPLKRFAYTPCYRREAAGSHSDERGTVRGHQFNKVEIFQFTLPEQADAALAAMVGHVEGLVEKLGLHFQTSLLSAGDASASMKKTLDIEVWMPSTGKYKEVSSVSWAGDYQARRAAIRYREPGGKQTRFVHTLNGSALATSRLFPAIVEQFQQPDGSVLVPEVLRDKLGTDRLTPLR
- a CDS encoding redoxin domain-containing protein; amino-acid sequence: MPRRTSAPTRAVPPRHLGTAAVLVAALLGAASCAVGPEPGAPARAVAATSPTTGSPTPGSAASTGTPAAPPVVPARVPETLTFSAKTLDGTTFSAARLAGRPVVLWFWAPWCATCASQAWTVAEIAPKYRDTVPIIGVAGLGGQQAMKEFVTEFDLGGTPQLDDRKGTLWRRFEVVEQSTFLIIDRDGRVVHQGFLDGESLTERVAALAR
- a CDS encoding NADH-quinone oxidoreductase subunit NuoF family protein, with amino-acid sequence MMRTTVPPVACVGEPRLTAGFAEFGRLDLMAHEDVHGPIGPMEPATLLRLAEAIDLKGKGGAGFPFARKLRAVLESCERQDLGAVVVVNATEGEPASWKDKVLLTRAPHLVLDGAALAAYALDAEEIVIGVADDEVGGPSLADALAERRMPVPTTVVTVPHRFISGEGGALVNGINGLPHIPPGTKRRASDSGVNNLPTLLSNAETYAQLAVAARLGPYEYAALGTDDEPGTVLLTVTGSAARPAVVECAAGTPLREILELCEVPDGPGILMGGYHGKWITPEAADRAEVSRKGLAAVGGTLGAGIVIPLARDTCPLGEVAQVVRYLAGESAGQCGPCKMGLPDLARAVDLAVSGSAPVEIVRAAAGDVKGRGACSHPDGTARFALSAMEVFADDLRLHTTGDGCGKRVKGVMGLPGAPDANPQKLTLDWSRCDGHGLCAHVVPDFIRLDANGYPAFPATPVPTWLREGALKAVKVCPELALRLAKAE